From the Puniceicoccus vermicola genome, the window TTCAGAGCTGGTTTGGCCGCGGGTTTAATCTCTCCCCAAAGGGCCGGATTGCTCTCGATTGGGGCAAAGTCCTCCATCCCTTCGTAGAAATAGAGGGTGCTGTCGGTGATCACTTTGGAATCGGCCAGCTCTCGTAATTGGCCTAAGGAGAAAGGCCCATCGGCGGTTTCGGACTCGGGGGCTCGGACAAAATATTGATGCGCGGCGGGTGGGGGCTCCTCGGGGGCTGCGGGAGTTGTTTCTTCCGAGGGCGCGGAAGTTGGGGGAGGCTCGGGGCTAGCGGGTTGGCTGGATCTTAATTTGAGGGCCTTGGGCTTTTCTGCAGAGGTGCTGGAAACCTGATTCCAAAGTTCAGGGTTCTCCGAGAAGGGGGCGAAATCGTCCATCCCTTCCACATAGTAAAGGGTTTCGGATTGGATGATCTCCGAACTGGCCAGCTCTCGGAGTTGTTCGATCGTAAAGGGGCCATCAGCTTGTTCCGCTTGTGGGGCGCGTACGTAGTATTCGTCCATGATTGGGGGTGAATTAGAGGGTGTTTTCCCGCCAGTGCAGTTTCGTTCTCACGGTAAGGAAGTGAGAGTAGTCCTTGCCGTGGATGAGAGTGACGGTTGTGGAGGGGACGCGAATCCTTAGGGGGAAGGCGATGGATTCGGTGAAACGGAGATGCCCATCCAAAGTGACTTGGGGCGAGCAGGCTTCGAGATCCGTGCGGACCTCAATCTCGGTGCCCATCGAAAAAATGACGCTACGGTTACTCAGTGTGTGAGGGCAAATCGGGGTGAGGGTGATGCCCTGCACATCCGGGTGGACGATCGGTCCTCCCGCGGACAGGTTGTAAGCCGTCGAGCCAGTCGGGGTAGAGTAGATGAGCCCATCGCAGGCGAACTCGTTGACAAAGTCTCCGTTCGCAAAGACCTCGAGCATCATCATCCGCGAAGAGGCGGTTTGCTTCACGACGACATCGTTTAGACAGATACGGCGTTCGCCCTCCGGGTCGCAGGCTTCGAGAAGGGTACGGTCCTCGATCTCGTAATCACCGTCGAGGATCCGGCCAAACTCCCGGGCGATGCCATCGGGCGAAAAGGTGACGAGGAAGCCGAGTTTACCGAGATTTACTCCGAGAACTTTGACGCCATACTCGACGGCCTGCGGGACGACCCCGAGAAAGGTGCCGTCGCCCCCGATCGCGCAAACCGCGTCGCAACCTTGGAGATAGCCGTTCGGCAAAGGGTGCTCTTCGGTGATTCGCATCTCCACGCCGCGGTCTTGTCCAAGTTGTTTCAGCTGGTCTCCGATCTCTCGGGCGCCCGATTTTTGTCGGTTCACAACCAGCGCGACTGTGCGTAAGGGCTTCACGTTCGGCGAACCTATCATTGGCGATGAGAGAGAGAAAGGAAATTTAGGGAGGATTGAAGGATGAGCGAAAGGGCCGACTGCTCAGGTTTCAAGCTCGCATATCAGTGCGGGGGCGGAAAGATTCGACTTCGGGATCATCGATGGCGATACCCTGAGATCAAATCCATGGGAACGACGAAGACAGATACGGCATTCTGGCGGGACGATGTAGACGAGTTTCTCGCCTGGGTCCAGTTGGAGCGTGGACTTTCTCTGAACACGGTGGCGAGCTATGAAAACGACCTGTCACAGTTCGGCGACTTTCTCGTGAAGAGCTCATGTCGTTCGTGGTCGGATGTGGACGAAAGTGCCACCGGGAAATTTTTGGAGCTGTTGACCGAGGAGCAGTATGAGACGGCGACATTGGCGCGCAAACTATCGGCGTTGCGGGGGTTCTCCGCTTTTCGGGAGCGTGAGCAGGGGGCGGCCAGTCTCACGGAAATCGTTCGCGGTCCGCGTTCCGGGAGGAAAGTTCCCACAAGTCTGACGATCGACGAGACGCTCCGGCTCCTGGAGGCTCCCTCTCAGGCCACTCCTCATGGTTTGCGCGATCGCGCGATTCTTGAGCTTCTCTACGGATCAGGCCTGCGTGTCAGCGAGTTGACGGGGCTGCTTTTGCAGTCGGTAGATCTGGACAATCGGTTTGTCCGCGTTTTTGGGAAAGGTTCGAAAGAGCGTCTAGTGCCAGTCGGTGGCAGCGCCTTGAAAGCTTTTCGGGATTATCTCAATGCGGGGCGCCCGGCGCTGGTCAAGGCGAAGACAGGAAGTGAAGTTTTCCTCAGCCAAAGAGGTGTCTCGATTTCGCGAAAGACGGTCTGGCATCTGGTGAAATCTCACGCGGAACGTGCGGGTCTCCCGAAGGCGGTCAAACCTCACATGTTGCGGCATTCATTTGCCACGCATCTCCTGGAGGGAGGGGCCGATTTGCGGACGATCCAGGAAATGCTCGGACATGCGGACATCGCGACGACCCAGATCTACACCAAGGTGGAGGGCGAGCGGTTGCTCGACGAGCATGCTCGTTTTCATCCGAGGAATCGCAGCGGAGACTGAATCGCCCTGTTGTGCCCTAAAGGTGAAACAGGTCGGCGGCGTTCCCTGCAAAAATTTGATTTTCCTGTTCACTGCCGAGGTTCTGGTCCCGGATCTCCTGAAGAAAGCGTAGCCATCCGGGAGTTTGATCCTTGCGGGGGTAGAGCCGCAGGGGGAAGTCCGAGCCGAAAAGGATTTTATGGGGGCCGACGACTTCGCAGGCAGTGGCAAAGATTTTTGAGTCGTAGAGAAGGGGGCTGGCGGAACAGTCGTAATAGACGTTGCGGAACAGTTTGCGGACGTAGGGATTGAGTTCGTGGAGGAAGAGTCCGCCTCCCCAGTGCGAGAGAATGATCTTTAAATCAGGGTTCTGGGCAATAAATTGCTCAAAATCCTCGAGCGGAGTGGGAGTCCTGCCCGGATGAGGTCTACCAACTGGTTCCGTTACGTGAAAGTTAAAGAGGAGCCCCGCCTCAGAGGATAGCTTGGCGAGCTCACTCCAAAACGGCTCGGAGAGCCGGGAATTCTGGATCGAGGGGAGAAGTTCTCCAAAACCGGAGAATTGATTCTTCACGGCCCACTCGACCAACTCCGAGGGAGACGGGCCTTCGGGGTGAACGGAGGCCATTGCCCGGAAGCGGTTGGGGAAGTCGCGGAGCCACTGGGCCATTTCTTCGTTGTGGATCTGGCACGATTCAGGGTTCTCCCAATACCATCCGAGGAGTACGGCCTGGTTGATGCCATCGCGCTCCATCGTTTCGAGAAAGGCGTCTTGGTCGACCCATCCCTGCAGAGAGGGGCGTCCTTTCTCGGGGACCACCAGCTTCTGCCAGTGAGGTTCGCATTGTTTGGCCGCCCAACCAGCGGGGTCGGCGACGGCTGTTTTGGGGAATGCGTGGGTGTGGGCGTCGATTATGAGTGGAGCTGGAGTCAGTGCGGACAATCTATGGGCAAATTTACAGGGTTGCGCTGCCTGTGTCCATGGGTTTTCACTTTTCGCCATGCTTGAAAATTTACGGTTCGAGGTCCACGAAGCGACCACTCAGTTGGTCGAAAACGGTTTGGTGGACTACTTCCGTGGAAACATCAGTGCTTTTGATCCCCGCCGAGGACTCGTAGTGATCAAGCCCCGGGGGATCGATTATGGAAAACTCACTCCGGAGAGTTATCTGGTGGTTTCAGCTCGCACCGGGCAGGTTGTCGAAGGGCTTGGAATGCCTGCTACGGGCATCGATGCGCATCTCACGCTATACCGGGACCTGCCGGACATTCGCTCGATTGTCGGCACGCACTCCAAGTATGCGACTATGTGGGCACAGGCGGGCCGCCGGATTCCTTGCCTGGGTGTCGCTCATGCCGATTTCTTTCAGGGTGAGATTCCGATTACGGCTCCCAACAGCGATGGAATTGACGAAAGCAGTTATTACGAGCGGGTCGGTGAGCAGATCGTAAATCACTATGAGCGGACCAAAGAGGATCCGAGCTTGGTGCCGGCGATTTTGGTTGATCGCCTTGGCCCAGTGACTTGGGGAGCATCTCCAATGGATGCGGCCCGCAATGCCGTTTATGTGGAATTGCTCGCCGAATTGGCCTACGGGACACTCGTTCTTAACCCCACTCGCGAGCCCTTGCGCGATGGCGATATTCAGCGCCACTTCACCATCATGAGAAAACGTGGCGTCATTCCCTCGAATCGGATTCGGGGCCGCCAGATCGAGAAACGGTAGCCCCCCCTAAATCAGTGAGCACGTGGCCAAGCCGGAATCATTAGATCCGAACTCATCGGACTCCCGGGAAATCCGGAACATTGATTCCACCGCGGCTCTCGCGAAGCACTTAGGGCTTTCCCGGTGGACCGTCTCCCGGGTCCTGAATGGGCACGGTGGGGTGAGCGAAAAGACCGTCGAGCGGGTTCGCGAGGCGATGCAGAAGAGCGGTTTCGAGCCGAACCTTTACGCCCGGTCTTTGCGGGGTGGAAGAACTCGTACTCTAGGAGTCTGTATTCAGGAGATGGATTCGCCGTCGTTGAGCCAAAAGGTGGGGAACCTTCAAGCCCTCTTCCGAGATCGCGACTATCACTGCCTTCTCGAGTTGACCAATCGAAACCACTCCTTGGAGGAGCAGGTGCTTCGGCATTTTTTGAATTTGAAGGTGGACGGGATCGTCGGGATCGGTACCTGTCTCTCTCCGGCGTCTTCTCTCATCGAAGAGCTAAAAGCATCGGGGATTCCAGTGATGCTCGTCGACCCGGAGACGGTTCTTCCCTTCCCAACGGTGGAGGTCGACCGATCGGGGGCAACCGAATCGATGATGAATCTTTTGTGGACCTCGGGTCACCGCTCTTTCGGATTTGCTGGATTTGATCCGGACTACGCTTACAGTGCCCGCCGATTGGATGGGGCGGATCGTTTTCTCGAACGCCGGAAGGGGACTCGGTTGTGGTCTCTTTTTGAGCCGGGAACCGTCCGCCATGATTTTTCCTACGGGTCTCGTCTTGCGGAGAAAATCTTGGCAGAGGGATCCATGCCTTCGGCCATTCTTGCCGTAAATGATCGGGTGGCGATTGGGGTCATCGCAGAGTTACGACGGAAGGGGTATGCCATGCCGGGCGACCTGGCGGTCGTGGGGCACGATAATTTGGAAGTTTCCTCCTTTTTTGAGCCCGCTCTGACGACCGTGGATCAAAAAATTGGAGAACTGATGAGTACGGTGGCGAGTGGCTTGATCGAATGGGTCGAGGATGGCGAGAAGCCACCACGGCGGGTGATCTTACCGACGGAGCTGAAAATCCGGGGCTCTCATCAAAACGTCGCGGCGAGCACCTGAGGTCAGTGGAAGATCAGACTTCCTGGGGAGGGTCGATGCGGAGGACCGAATCCAGAAGTTGACGGGTTTTTGGGGCGGACGGATTGTGGAAGACTGATTCGACTGTTCCGTCTTCGACGAGAGACCCTTGGTCGAGAACCATGACCCGCTCGCAGAGATGTTCGATCAGCGGGATGTCGTGGGTGATGAATAACAGGGCAATGTGTTCTTCCTCACTAAGCTTGCGGAGAAGATGAACGATCGAACGCTGGGTGGTGACATCCAGGGCACTGACCGCTTCGTCGCAGACCAAGAGTTGGGGGTTGGGAGCGAGAGCCCGGGCGATACAGATCCGCTGGCGTTGGCCTCCGCTGAATTGGTGCGGGAAGCGGTTTAGGGCTCCGGCGTCGAGATGAACCTTTTCAAGCAGAGCGATCGACTCCTTCTCCAACTGCGCCTTTTCGGTTATCCGGCCGGAAACCTGAAGCGCTTCGACTAAGGCCTGCCGGATGGTCCGACGCGGGTTTAGGGAGTGATAGGGATCCTGGAAAACCATCTGCACCATTCGCGCTCGCGTGAGTCGGGCCTCGCGGGTGGAGTCCTGGGCCATTTTGCCCAGAATCTGAAGAGTGCCTTCCGAATGCGGGACCAATCCGAGAACCGTTCGGGCGATCGTCGACTTGCCGCTACCGCTCTCGCCGACGAGTCCCGCTCGCTCTCCGGGCTGGAGGGAAAACGAGACTTTGGTAGCGGCCCGGTGCCCTCCCGGATAGGTGACGGAGACTTGATTCAATTGGAGGACGGGTGGTGCCTGTGTGCTCACGCGAGTTCCTCCGTTGTGCCTCGGGCTGAGGCGATTAGAGATTTTGTGTAGGAATGTTGTGGAGACGAAAGAACATTGCGAGTCACCCCGGATTCAACCACTTCGCCATGATAGAGGACGGCGACCCGGTCGGCGAAATGGGAGACGATTCCGAAGTCGTGGGTAATGAGAAGGACGCCGGAGCGGGAGTCCGTGGCTAGATCCCGTATGAGCTGAAGAACTTCTTTGCGGATGGTCGGATCGAGCGCGGTGGTCGGCTCATCCGCGATGAGGACGGAAGGCCGATTGGCCATGGCGATCGCCAAGACGACTCGTTGTTGCATCCCTCCACTGAGGTGATGCGGGTAGGCTTTTAGCAAACGCTTGTCGGGCGTGAGACGAACGGATTGTAAGAGTGAGGCGACTCGCTCTTTGCGCTGTCGCGAGGAAAGCTTTCCGTGAAGGGACTCGCCGATTTGGGTCTCAATTTTGATAGAAGGGTGGAGGGCGCTCGAGGGCTCCTGAAAGACAAATCCGATGTGACGACCGCAAAGTTTTTGGAGCGCCGCATAGTCCTTGGCGGGAATCGTCTTTCCACCGACGGTGACTTTCCCGGCAACGCGGGTATTCTCCGGAGGGAGAAGTCCGCCAACGGCGAAACCGGCCGTCGATTTTCCGCTCCCACTTTCTCCGACGAGTGCGAAAACCTCCCCCGGAAGAACCTCGGCCGAAAAAGAGGAAAGGGCGGTGGTTTCTTTTGGCTGCCCCGCGTTGCGACCTCCCAAGTATGACACCGATAAGTCCTCAATACGGAGGGCTGGACGGGTGTCGGGAGAAGCGGTCATGGTGGAGACGGTATCAGAAAAAAAGTTCGAGCCAAACTTTGGAAAGGAATGCGCCTGAAGGGAAATCTTTCCAGCGACTATTTTGGATTCTGCTTTGGATCGCTTCGGGGGAGTGAAGACAATCGCGGAACGAGTCCGCTATGGTTTGGAGCTCTTCAGGGGATTCGTTTGCGCGGGATTCCAAATGGATTTCCTGAATCTGGCCGTCTTGGACTGAGATGCGGCTACTCATCGATTCCGAGTCACGGGATACGGTGCGCTCGAGCTCGTATCGCGGGGATCGGCCAAAAATCCAGGCGGGATCGCGAAAGTGGGGGAGGTAGTCTTCGGCTTTCCGGAGGATTGTGGATGGCATCTCTTCAATGCGACGCAGATTGGAGTGGTGGCCGAGGAGCACGTTGAGGAGGTCTTCGGCGAAGGTGCGGGTGTTGGGAATGTCGGGGAGGAGCGAGCAGAGGTTCACCGTTAGGCTTCGGTTTGAATCGACGGCTCGGTCAGTATAAGCGTTGGAGTCAGGTGTGAGGAATCGTGCCAACTGCGGGAGATCGGTATTGAAGAGGAGCGTGCCGTGATGGAGGACTCGGCCCCCGGTGAAATATTCGGCGTTGCCGGAAAACTTACGTCCGTCGTGGAACAGATCGCTTCGGTTGCGAATCTCAACCGCAATCCCCCGGGCCTCGAAATAGGGGAAGAGAAGGCTCAGGTGTTCTTGAAAGGCGATCTTGGGTTCGCCGGGGGAGACCATCGTGAAATTCAGATTCCCGGGATCGTGGTAAACCGTTCCGCCGCCAGAGAGTCTACGGTTGAGGGAAATCCCGGTGTGGAATGCTTCGGCGGCTGAGACTTCGGCCCAGAGATTTTGGTTTTTCCCGACGAAGAGCGCGGGTCGGTTGATCCAGAGGATGAGAAAACTCTCTTGGCTATCGCGGAGGCAGGCCTCCTCGATGGCTGAGTATCGGGCCGGGTCGTCATCGCATGAGATCCACGCGAGGCGTTCTGTCGGTTCAGGCGGCGCTGTCGGGGAAGTCATTCGCCACTTCTCTGATCAGTTCCTGAAAGGGGATGAATTCACGGAGGCTCTCCAGATCATCATCATGCATCAACCAAGCCACATCGTTGTAACCGCGGGCGATGGCATCCCGGAGAGACTCGACGGCCTCTGTTTTCCGGTTTTTCAGGGCCAAGCTGCAGGCTAAATTGTAATGAGCGACCGGGTTTTCAGGATCGTGGCGAAC encodes:
- a CDS encoding ABC transporter ATP-binding protein, with protein sequence MTASPDTRPALRIEDLSVSYLGGRNAGQPKETTALSSFSAEVLPGEVFALVGESGSGKSTAGFAVGGLLPPENTRVAGKVTVGGKTIPAKDYAALQKLCGRHIGFVFQEPSSALHPSIKIETQIGESLHGKLSSRQRKERVASLLQSVRLTPDKRLLKAYPHHLSGGMQQRVVLAIAMANRPSVLIADEPTTALDPTIRKEVLQLIRDLATDSRSGVLLITHDFGIVSHFADRVAVLYHGEVVESGVTRNVLSSPQHSYTKSLIASARGTTEELA
- a CDS encoding class II aldolase/adducin family protein, whose protein sequence is MLENLRFEVHEATTQLVENGLVDYFRGNISAFDPRRGLVVIKPRGIDYGKLTPESYLVVSARTGQVVEGLGMPATGIDAHLTLYRDLPDIRSIVGTHSKYATMWAQAGRRIPCLGVAHADFFQGEIPITAPNSDGIDESSYYERVGEQIVNHYERTKEDPSLVPAILVDRLGPVTWGASPMDAARNAVYVELLAELAYGTLVLNPTREPLRDGDIQRHFTIMRKRGVIPSNRIRGRQIEKR
- a CDS encoding lipoate--protein ligase family protein — translated: MTSPTAPPEPTERLAWISCDDDPARYSAIEEACLRDSQESFLILWINRPALFVGKNQNLWAEVSAAEAFHTGISLNRRLSGGGTVYHDPGNLNFTMVSPGEPKIAFQEHLSLLFPYFEARGIAVEIRNRSDLFHDGRKFSGNAEYFTGGRVLHHGTLLFNTDLPQLARFLTPDSNAYTDRAVDSNRSLTVNLCSLLPDIPNTRTFAEDLLNVLLGHHSNLRRIEEMPSTILRKAEDYLPHFRDPAWIFGRSPRYELERTVSRDSESMSSRISVQDGQIQEIHLESRANESPEELQTIADSFRDCLHSPEAIQSRIQNSRWKDFPSGAFLSKVWLELFF
- a CDS encoding amidohydrolase family protein, with product MAKSENPWTQAAQPCKFAHRLSALTPAPLIIDAHTHAFPKTAVADPAGWAAKQCEPHWQKLVVPEKGRPSLQGWVDQDAFLETMERDGINQAVLLGWYWENPESCQIHNEEMAQWLRDFPNRFRAMASVHPEGPSPSELVEWAVKNQFSGFGELLPSIQNSRLSEPFWSELAKLSSEAGLLFNFHVTEPVGRPHPGRTPTPLEDFEQFIAQNPDLKIILSHWGGGLFLHELNPYVRKLFRNVYYDCSASPLLYDSKIFATACEVVGPHKILFGSDFPLRLYPRKDQTPGWLRFLQEIRDQNLGSEQENQIFAGNAADLFHL
- a CDS encoding tetratricopeptide repeat protein, with the translated sequence MTQPAHSAKSSKKEDLTFEIEFFENLSRRNPKDVRVLEVLAHYYTKSGKIADGLRVDRRIVRHDPENPVAHYNLACSLALKNRKTEAVESLRDAIARGYNDVAWLMHDDDLESLREFIPFQELIREVANDFPDSAA
- a CDS encoding ATP-binding cassette domain-containing protein, translated to MSTQAPPVLQLNQVSVTYPGGHRAATKVSFSLQPGERAGLVGESGSGKSTIARTVLGLVPHSEGTLQILGKMAQDSTREARLTRARMVQMVFQDPYHSLNPRRTIRQALVEALQVSGRITEKAQLEKESIALLEKVHLDAGALNRFPHQFSGGQRQRICIARALAPNPQLLVCDEAVSALDVTTQRSIVHLLRKLSEEEHIALLFITHDIPLIEHLCERVMVLDQGSLVEDGTVESVFHNPSAPKTRQLLDSVLRIDPPQEV
- a CDS encoding NAD(+)/NADH kinase, with the translated sequence MKPLRTVALVVNRQKSGAREIGDQLKQLGQDRGVEMRITEEHPLPNGYLQGCDAVCAIGGDGTFLGVVPQAVEYGVKVLGVNLGKLGFLVTFSPDGIAREFGRILDGDYEIEDRTLLEACDPEGERRICLNDVVVKQTASSRMMMLEVFANGDFVNEFACDGLIYSTPTGSTAYNLSAGGPIVHPDVQGITLTPICPHTLSNRSVIFSMGTEIEVRTDLEACSPQVTLDGHLRFTESIAFPLRIRVPSTTVTLIHGKDYSHFLTVRTKLHWRENTL
- the xerD gene encoding site-specific tyrosine recombinase XerD; the encoded protein is MGTTKTDTAFWRDDVDEFLAWVQLERGLSLNTVASYENDLSQFGDFLVKSSCRSWSDVDESATGKFLELLTEEQYETATLARKLSALRGFSAFREREQGAASLTEIVRGPRSGRKVPTSLTIDETLRLLEAPSQATPHGLRDRAILELLYGSGLRVSELTGLLLQSVDLDNRFVRVFGKGSKERLVPVGGSALKAFRDYLNAGRPALVKAKTGSEVFLSQRGVSISRKTVWHLVKSHAERAGLPKAVKPHMLRHSFATHLLEGGADLRTIQEMLGHADIATTQIYTKVEGERLLDEHARFHPRNRSGD
- a CDS encoding substrate-binding domain-containing protein, with the protein product MAKPESLDPNSSDSREIRNIDSTAALAKHLGLSRWTVSRVLNGHGGVSEKTVERVREAMQKSGFEPNLYARSLRGGRTRTLGVCIQEMDSPSLSQKVGNLQALFRDRDYHCLLELTNRNHSLEEQVLRHFLNLKVDGIVGIGTCLSPASSLIEELKASGIPVMLVDPETVLPFPTVEVDRSGATESMMNLLWTSGHRSFGFAGFDPDYAYSARRLDGADRFLERRKGTRLWSLFEPGTVRHDFSYGSRLAEKILAEGSMPSAILAVNDRVAIGVIAELRRKGYAMPGDLAVVGHDNLEVSSFFEPALTTVDQKIGELMSTVASGLIEWVEDGEKPPRRVILPTELKIRGSHQNVAAST